The following proteins are co-located in the Rhodococcus opacus B4 genome:
- a CDS encoding ABC-F family ATP-binding cassette domain-containing protein: MITATDLEVRAGVRTLLSAPGPALRVQPGDRIGLVGRNGAGKTTTLRILAGEGEPYAGAVVRTGDLGYLPQDPKEGDLDVLAKDRVLSARGLDSLLRDMEKQQILMSEVVDDAERDKAVRKYGNLEDRFSALGGYEAESEAARICNSLGLADRILGQQLHTLSGGQRRRVELARILFAASDGSGGRSDTTLLLDEPTNHLDADSITWLRGFLQNHEGGLIVISHDVDLLNDVVNRVWFLDAVRGEADVYNMTWKKYLDARATDEQRRRRERANAEKKAGALRAQAAKLGAKATKAVAAQNMAKRADKLMSDLDAERVSDKVARIRFPEPAACGKTPLMAENLTKVYGSLEIFTGVDLAIDRGSRVVVLGLNGAGKTTLLRILGGVETPDAGGLVPGHGLKIGYFAQEHDTLDDNASVWENIRHAAPDTGEQELRSLLGAFMFTGPQLEQPAGTLSGGEKTRLALAGLVSSAANVLLLDEPTNNLDPVSREQVLDALRSYTGAVVLVTHDPGAAEALDPERVILLPDGTEDHWSQDYLELIQLA; the protein is encoded by the coding sequence TTGATCACCGCTACCGACCTGGAAGTTCGAGCTGGAGTGCGGACGTTGCTGTCTGCTCCCGGGCCGGCTTTGCGGGTGCAGCCCGGCGACCGCATCGGGCTGGTCGGCCGTAACGGTGCCGGCAAGACGACGACCCTCCGCATCCTCGCGGGGGAGGGTGAGCCGTATGCGGGAGCCGTGGTGCGCACCGGCGACCTCGGGTACCTCCCGCAGGACCCGAAGGAAGGCGACCTCGACGTCCTCGCGAAGGACCGGGTGTTGTCGGCGCGCGGTCTCGACTCGCTGCTGCGCGACATGGAGAAGCAGCAGATCCTGATGTCGGAGGTCGTGGACGACGCCGAACGCGACAAGGCCGTCCGCAAGTACGGCAATCTCGAGGACCGGTTCTCCGCCCTCGGTGGGTACGAGGCCGAGAGCGAGGCGGCGCGCATCTGCAACAGCCTCGGACTGGCCGACCGCATCCTCGGTCAGCAACTGCACACTCTGTCCGGTGGTCAGCGCCGCCGTGTCGAACTGGCGCGCATCCTGTTCGCCGCGTCGGACGGCAGCGGCGGACGGTCGGACACGACGCTGCTGCTCGACGAGCCCACCAACCACCTGGACGCCGACTCGATCACGTGGCTGCGGGGATTCCTGCAGAACCACGAGGGGGGTCTGATCGTGATCAGCCACGACGTCGATCTGCTCAACGACGTCGTGAACCGGGTCTGGTTCCTCGACGCCGTGCGCGGCGAGGCCGACGTCTACAACATGACCTGGAAGAAGTACCTCGACGCCCGCGCGACCGACGAGCAGCGCCGCCGCCGCGAGCGGGCGAACGCGGAGAAGAAGGCGGGCGCGTTGCGCGCGCAGGCCGCGAAGCTCGGCGCGAAGGCGACCAAGGCCGTGGCGGCGCAGAACATGGCGAAGCGTGCCGACAAGCTGATGTCGGACCTCGACGCGGAACGCGTGTCCGACAAGGTGGCCCGGATCCGGTTCCCCGAGCCGGCCGCGTGCGGCAAGACACCGCTGATGGCGGAAAACCTGACGAAGGTCTACGGTTCGCTCGAGATCTTCACCGGCGTGGACCTCGCGATCGACCGTGGGTCCCGCGTCGTCGTGCTCGGCCTCAACGGTGCGGGTAAGACGACGCTGCTGCGCATCCTCGGCGGCGTGGAGACGCCGGACGCCGGTGGGCTCGTCCCCGGTCACGGACTGAAGATCGGCTACTTCGCGCAGGAGCACGACACCCTCGACGACAACGCGTCGGTGTGGGAGAACATCCGCCACGCGGCGCCGGACACGGGGGAGCAGGAGTTGCGTTCGCTACTCGGTGCGTTCATGTTCACCGGGCCGCAGCTCGAGCAGCCGGCGGGCACCCTGTCCGGCGGTGAGAAGACCCGCCTCGCGCTCGCGGGGCTCGTGTCGTCCGCGGCGAACGTCCTGCTGCTCGACGAGCCGACGAACAACCTCGACCCCGTGTCCCGCGAGCAGGTACTGGACGCGCTCCGCAGCTACACCGGGGCCGTCGTGCTGGTGACCCACGATCCGGGCGCCGCCGAGGCGCTCGACCCGGAACGGGTCATCCTCCTGCCCGACGGCACCGAGGACCACTGGTCGCAGGACTACCTGGAACTGATTCAGCTCGCCTGA
- a CDS encoding helix-turn-helix domain-containing protein, with protein sequence MADIGVFAKSARITGPSRADLQAELKQRYQAGASIRSLAREMGRSYGFVRNILAESEVELRGRGGAHRRKT encoded by the coding sequence ATGGCTGACATCGGGGTCTTCGCCAAGAGCGCTCGGATCACGGGACCGTCGCGTGCCGATTTGCAGGCGGAGCTGAAACAGCGGTACCAGGCCGGGGCGAGTATTCGTTCTCTCGCCCGGGAAATGGGGCGATCGTACGGATTCGTCCGCAACATTCTCGCGGAGTCCGAGGTGGAGCTCCGCGGACGAGGCGGAGCTCACCGTCGTAAGACCTGA
- a CDS encoding TetR/AcrR family transcriptional regulator, which translates to MPKVSEDHLAARRSQILDGARRCFAEYGYDGATVRRLEEVTGLSRGAIFHHFKDKDGLFLALAHEDATRMADVVAHEGLVQVMRDMLAQPDQFDWLGTRLEIARRLRNDADFRRSWSQRSAELTEATMARLARQKSAGRLRDDVPTDVLIGYLDLVLDGLVARIASGHAGDNLSAVLDLVEESVRRRD; encoded by the coding sequence TTGCCCAAGGTCAGTGAAGACCATCTCGCGGCCCGGCGCAGTCAGATCCTGGACGGCGCCCGCCGATGCTTTGCCGAATACGGTTACGACGGCGCCACCGTCCGCAGGCTCGAGGAAGTGACCGGACTGTCACGCGGGGCGATCTTCCATCACTTCAAGGACAAGGACGGGTTGTTCCTGGCGCTCGCCCACGAGGACGCGACCAGGATGGCCGACGTGGTCGCCCACGAGGGTCTCGTCCAGGTGATGCGGGACATGCTCGCCCAGCCCGACCAGTTCGACTGGCTGGGAACCCGGCTCGAAATCGCTCGACGGCTGCGGAACGATGCCGACTTCCGCAGAAGCTGGTCGCAACGGTCGGCGGAACTGACCGAGGCGACCATGGCACGCCTCGCGCGGCAGAAGTCCGCGGGCCGTCTCCGCGACGACGTGCCGACCGACGTCCTCATCGGCTACCTGGACCTGGTGCTCGACGGCCTCGTCGCCCGCATCGCCTCCGGGCACGCCGGTGACAACCTGTCGGCCGTGCTCGACCTCGTCGAGGAATCCGTCCGACGCCGCGACTGA